One genomic region from Hoeflea algicola encodes:
- the sfsA gene encoding DNA/RNA nuclease SfsA has product MQFDPPLIRARLVRRYKRFLFDAELDNGEAITGSCPNTGSMLGLTAPGSRIYLTEHIGSTTRKYRHALELVEADGTLVGINTGRPNRLVEDAIKEGLLGTLGDYAVLKREQKYGINSRIDMLLDDPVRGKAYVEVKNVHFCRQPGLAEFPDSVTSRGAKHLEELGDMAEAGHRAIMVYLIQRSDVDRLRLCRDLDKTYATAFDRAMKRGVEACAIRCKITPEQIRAEFVVPVEESGLNSVS; this is encoded by the coding sequence ATGCAATTTGACCCGCCCCTGATCCGCGCCCGGCTTGTCCGCCGTTACAAGCGGTTCCTGTTCGACGCCGAACTCGACAATGGCGAAGCGATCACCGGATCGTGCCCCAATACGGGCTCTATGTTGGGGCTGACCGCACCGGGCTCACGGATCTACCTGACCGAGCACATCGGCAGCACGACGCGCAAATACCGCCATGCGCTGGAACTCGTCGAAGCCGACGGCACGCTTGTCGGCATCAATACCGGCCGACCAAACCGGCTGGTCGAGGATGCAATAAAGGAGGGGCTGCTGGGAACGCTTGGCGACTACGCGGTGCTGAAACGCGAGCAGAAATACGGGATCAATTCACGCATCGACATGCTGCTGGACGATCCGGTGCGCGGCAAAGCCTATGTCGAAGTCAAGAATGTCCATTTTTGCCGCCAACCCGGTCTCGCCGAATTCCCCGACTCGGTCACCAGCCGCGGCGCCAAACATCTCGAGGAGCTTGGCGACATGGCGGAGGCTGGACACCGCGCGATTATGGTCTATCTGATACAGCGCTCGGATGTGGACCGGCTCAGGCTGTGCCGCGACCTTGATAAGACCTATGCCACGGCCTTTGACCGAGCCATGAAGCGCGGGGTTGAAGCTTGCGCCATACGGTGCAAGATCACACCGGAGCAAATTCGCGCTGAGTTCGTTGTCCCCGTTGAGGAATCCGGATTAAACAGCGTATCATGA